A genomic segment from Ciconia boyciana chromosome 5, ASM3463844v1, whole genome shotgun sequence encodes:
- the GIMD1 gene encoding GTPase IMAP family member GIMD1 — MADSNEMTINLVVIGRTQTGKSAAGNSLLGSSDFEIHRSPSSVTTCCSLGCSCRISGIIRRNGCELALRVRVLDTPSYPHSTLSKEQVRHTVSSALAHHFGEEGLHLALLVLRADLPLCPDESDHTIQFIQELLGPTWEDFTAVLLTHADKAEEAGFSEEAYLHSASSTLLSLLSSVQHKYIFLDNQKSIIKEERAIVLRKLLNFIRQNNYQVLLLKHSKE, encoded by the exons ATGGCAGACAGCAATGAGATGACCATCAACCTTGTTGTCATTGGAAGAACTCAGACTGGCAAAAGCGCTGCTGGGAACAGCCTGCTGGGCAGCTCAGACTTTGAGATTCATCGCTCCCCAAGCTCTGTGACTACATGCTGCAGCCTTGGATGCAGCTGCCGCATTTCAGGGATTATACGAAGAAATGGCTGTGAGCTAGCTCTCCGTGTTAGAGTACTTGACACTCCAAGCTACCCTCACAGTACTCTGAGCAAAGAGCAGGTGAGACACACAGTGAGTTCAGCCCTGGCTCACCATTTCGGGGAAGAAGGCCTGCATCTAGCTCTATTGGTCCTGAGGGCTGACTTGCCTCTGTGTCCGGATGAAAGTGATCATACAATTCAGTTCATCCAG GAACTTCTGGGTCCCACATGGGAAGATTTCACTGCAGTTCTACTTACTCATGCAGACAAGGCAGAAGAGGCTGGATTCAGTGAGGAAGCATACTTGCACAGTGCCTCAAGTACCCTGTTGTCACTTTTGAGCTCAGTAcagcataaatacattttcctagACAACCAGAAGAGCATAATTAAAGAGGAAAGAGCTATTGTCTTAAGAAAGCTCTTGAATTTTATAAGACAAAATAATTATCAAGTGCTTCTACTTAAACATAGCAAGGAGTAA